In Peromyscus maniculatus bairdii isolate BWxNUB_F1_BW_parent chromosome 21, HU_Pman_BW_mat_3.1, whole genome shotgun sequence, one DNA window encodes the following:
- the Lgsn gene encoding lengsin, which produces MANSGERTGNQTADLNKPASSESCPSYNDKDVPDQMPVVRPSLPSIPANAPDAEFNQNADHTRDNAQTMIPPQLSSRMKHIKQEMAKNHLQFVRFEATDLHGVSRSKSIPAQFFQEKVIHGVFMPRGYLELMPNPKDNEVNHIRATCFNSDIVLMPELSTFRVLPWAERTARVICDTFTVTGEPLPTSPRYIAKKQLRQLQDAGFSLLSAFIYDFCIFGVPEVINSKTISFPASTLLSNHDQPFMQELVDGLYHTGANVESFSSSTRPGQMEICFLPEFGINSADNAFTLRTGVKEVARRYNYIASLVIETGFCNSGILSHSVWDVGGKTNMFCSGSGVERLTLTGKKWLSGLLKHSAALSCLMAPAVSCRKRYCKDSRDLKDDSVPTTWGYNDNSCALNIKCHGDKGTQIENKLGSATANPYLVLAATVAAGLDGLQSSDGVWAGSDESQELEQPEPSEIPLKMEDALAALEQDQCLKQALGETFIRYFVAMKKYELENEETDAEGNKFLEYFI; this is translated from the exons ATGGCCAATTCTGGTG AAAGGACTGGAAACCAAACAGCAGATCTGAACAAACCTGCCTCTTCTGAGTCTTGTCCCTCCTACAATGACAAAGATGTCCCGGATCAGATGCCAGTGGTGAGGCCATCACTTCCCAGCATCCCAGCAAATGCTCCTGATGCTGAATTCAACCAAAATGCTG ATCACACCAGGGACAATGCTCAGACTATGATCCCGCCTCAACTTTCTTCTAGAATGAAACACATTAAACAAGAAATGGCCAAAAACCACCTCCAGTTTGTACGATTTGAAGCAACAGACTTGCATGGTGTCTCCAGATCTAAGAGCATCCCTGCACAGTTTTTCCAA gaaAAAGTGATCCACGGTGTTTTTATGCCCCGTGGTTATCTGGAATTGATGCCGAACCCTAAGGACAATGAGGTGAATCACATAAGAGCCACGTGCTTCAATAGTGACATCGTCCTCATGCCAGAGCTGTCAACCTTCAGAGTCTTGCCGTGGGCGGAGAGGACGGCGCGGGTGATTTGTGACACCTTCACAGTGACTGGCGAGCCTCTGCCGACTTCCCCCAGGTACATTGCCAAGAAGCAGCTGCGCCAGCTGCAGGACGCCGGCTTCTCCCTGCTCTCTGCCTTCATCTATGATTTCTGCATTTTTGGTGTGCCCGAAGTGATCAATTCAAAGACCATATCTTTTCCCGCCTCGACATTACTGAGTAACCATGACCAGCCCTTCATGCAAGAGCTGGTTGATGGCCTGTATCACACTGGAGCCAATGTGGAGAGCTTCTCATCTTCTACCAGGCCTGGGCAGATGGAGATCTGTTTCCTCCCTGAGTTTGGCATTAACTCAGCCGACAATGCATTCACCCTCAGAACAGGTGTCAAAGAAGTGGCCAGGAGATATAACTACATAGCAAGCCTTGTCATCGAGACCGGATTCTGCAATTCAGGAATTTTGTCTCATAGCGTCTGGGATGTCGgtggaaagacaaacatgttctGCAGTGGTTCTGGGGTGGAGCGGCTCACACTCACCGGGAAGAAGTGGTTGTCAGGCCTCCTGAAGCACTCTGCGGCTCTGAGCTGCCTGATGGCCCCTGCGGTCAGCTGTCGCAAGCGCTACTGCAAGGACAGCAGAGACCTGAAGGACGACAGTGTGCCCACCACGTGGGGATACAACGACAACAGCTGTGCCTTGAACATCAAGTGTCATGGCGACAAAGGCACCCAGATAGAAAATAAACTGGGCTCAGCAACCGCGAACCCCTACCTGGTGCTGGCCGCCACTGTGGCTGCAGGCTTGGATGGACTTCAGAGCAGTGACGGTGTTTGGGCTGGTTCAGATGAGAGTCAGGAACTTGAGCAACCAGAACCTTCCGAGATCCCTTTGAAGATGGAGGATGCTCTGGCAGCCCTGGAGCAAGATCAGTGTCTGAAGCAGGCTCTGGGAGAGACTTTCATCCGCTATTTTGTTGCCATGAAGAAGTATGAActggaaaatgaagaaacagacGCAGAGGGGAATAAATTCCTGGAGTATTTTATATAG